A single genomic interval of Shewanella halotolerans harbors:
- a CDS encoding DUF885 domain-containing protein: MYKPLAPCLLLFSLTACQMAPTADVATAPQTSVSQSHQQLQRIIDDAWQLRLESSPEMAYAQGDEKAAGKLDDLSPKALANHNQAEQALLTRLKSLDMASLDKADRIDAQILIYQLQNSVDQYRFHDHYLPITAESGFHAYIASIAKGNFNSEADYRNYLSKLKALPHYFAQQTYWLKQGLAQGITPAKVVLNGFEESISAFIVPVEQSGYFKPFTHFPKHFTQAQKAELTAQGKALIEQNVLPSYQAFYDFMTQEYIPGARESIAAYDLPDGKAFYENRVRYYTTLPMTANEVHQLGLKEVKRIRAEMQAIIDKLGYQGSFADFLHFLRTDPQFYAKTPEQLLKEAAFIAKKADAMLPKFFGKLPRTPYGIQEVPAEIAPKYTTGRYSGASGDDQPGYYWVNTYALDKRPLYELEALTLHEAVPGHHLQISLNKELTSLPNFRRYSYISAFGEGWGLYSEYLGLEGGFYQDPYSNFGRLTYEMWRAARLVVDTGMHAKGWTRQQAIDYMAGNTALSLHNVTTEIDRYISWPGQALSYKIGELTIKRLRAKAEQALGDKFDIRAFHDAVLANGSVPMALLEQQIDDFIAAQAAR, encoded by the coding sequence ATGTATAAACCCTTAGCCCCTTGCCTACTCTTATTCAGCCTCACAGCCTGCCAAATGGCCCCTACGGCGGATGTCGCCACGGCGCCGCAAACCAGTGTCAGCCAGAGCCATCAGCAGTTACAGCGCATCATAGACGATGCCTGGCAACTTAGATTAGAGTCTAGCCCAGAAATGGCCTACGCACAGGGAGACGAGAAGGCGGCGGGTAAACTGGATGACCTCTCACCCAAGGCGCTGGCAAACCATAACCAGGCCGAGCAGGCGCTGTTAACGCGCCTCAAGTCTTTAGATATGGCATCACTCGATAAGGCCGATCGCATCGACGCTCAGATACTCATCTATCAGTTACAAAACAGCGTCGACCAGTACCGTTTCCACGACCATTATCTGCCTATCACCGCAGAGAGCGGCTTTCACGCCTATATCGCCTCCATCGCTAAGGGCAACTTCAATAGCGAGGCCGATTACCGCAATTACTTAAGCAAGCTCAAGGCCCTGCCCCACTATTTTGCGCAACAAACCTATTGGCTGAAACAGGGGCTGGCTCAAGGCATCACCCCGGCTAAGGTGGTCTTAAACGGCTTCGAAGAGAGCATTAGCGCCTTCATAGTACCGGTTGAGCAGAGCGGTTATTTCAAGCCCTTCACCCACTTTCCCAAGCACTTTACCCAGGCCCAGAAAGCCGAGTTGACGGCGCAGGGCAAGGCCTTAATTGAGCAGAACGTACTACCCAGCTATCAGGCCTTTTATGACTTCATGACCCAGGAATATATCCCAGGCGCGCGGGAGAGTATCGCCGCCTATGACCTTCCCGATGGTAAAGCCTTCTATGAGAATCGCGTACGCTACTACACTACGCTGCCAATGACAGCCAACGAAGTGCACCAACTCGGGCTAAAAGAGGTTAAGCGTATCCGCGCCGAGATGCAGGCGATCATAGACAAACTCGGCTATCAGGGCAGCTTCGCCGATTTCCTCCACTTCCTGCGCACCGATCCTCAGTTCTATGCCAAGACCCCAGAGCAGCTGTTGAAAGAGGCCGCCTTTATCGCCAAGAAGGCCGATGCCATGCTGCCGAAGTTCTTCGGCAAGCTGCCGCGCACGCCCTATGGCATCCAGGAGGTGCCAGCCGAGATCGCCCCCAAATACACCACCGGGCGTTATTCTGGTGCCAGTGGCGATGACCAGCCCGGCTATTACTGGGTCAACACCTATGCCTTGGACAAACGTCCCCTGTATGAGTTGGAAGCCCTGACCCTGCACGAGGCCGTACCTGGCCATCACCTGCAGATTTCCCTCAACAAGGAGCTGACCTCCCTGCCTAACTTCCGTCGTTATAGCTATATCTCGGCGTTTGGCGAGGGCTGGGGACTCTACTCTGAGTATCTCGGACTGGAAGGCGGTTTCTACCAAGACCCCTACAGTAACTTCGGCCGTCTGACCTACGAAATGTGGCGCGCCGCCCGCCTGGTGGTCGACACTGGCATGCACGCCAAGGGTTGGACACGTCAGCAAGCCATCGACTATATGGCCGGCAATACGGCGCTGTCGCTTCACAATGTCACTACTGAGATAGACAGATATATCTCCTGGCCGGGACAGGCCCTGTCCTACAAGATAGGCGAACTCACCATCAAGCGTTTACGCGCTAAGGCCGAACAGGCGCTGGGTGATAAGTTCGATATCCGCGCCTTCCACGATGCGGTCTTGGCCAATGGCTCAGTGCCTATGGCGCTGCTCGAACAGCAGATAGACGACTTCATCGCCGCTCAGGCCGCTCGCTAG